From a region of the Hymenobacter jejuensis genome:
- a CDS encoding ABC1 kinase family protein, producing the protein MFKNTISNLGRIRQVVEVLVRYGFEDVVTNTTLRRLVPQKRRLSWQHAERPVFETTRWERIRMVIEELGPTFIKLAQALSNRPDLLPEPLIDEFQKLQSDVPPFDVQVAKQIIEQELGRPISEVFTEFDDVPLGSASIGQVHRARLLTGEAVVIKVQRPDVQEKVRTDLNLLHELVRLTAGFLRNQGLSNPQDIVDAFERSMMKELDYTSEARSMEQFRKLYESYTTFYIPKPYREFSTAKILIIEFVSGCKISDKQQLLAWGLSPEKVAETGMDIYLTQIFEFGIFHADPHPGNVLVRPDGTLVLIDFGMVGKLTKQQKYAFAGVFIGMARQDARSMALNFRRLALTADIPDMRAFEADLTDLIEDFTMLDVKEMSMSDLADRLQIIIYDYKLQVPGAVFLILRALVILEGIGKVLHPSFNTFEFVRPYGARIIAEQYSTENILSEAQYTGTQLLALIQTLPTDIRQIMRKISRGDLRVRVELSGYQLLMRKADQLVSRTIIALLAVAFLLFSGLSLLGHYTADMPYYRGMPVITWWGFSITSFLLLVLLILGTRKRKE; encoded by the coding sequence ATGTTCAAAAACACGATTTCCAATCTGGGCCGTATTCGGCAAGTAGTGGAAGTGCTGGTGCGCTATGGCTTTGAGGATGTGGTAACTAACACAACGTTGCGCCGCCTCGTGCCCCAGAAGCGCCGCCTCTCGTGGCAGCACGCCGAGCGCCCGGTATTTGAAACGACGCGCTGGGAGCGCATCCGGATGGTGATTGAGGAGCTCGGCCCCACGTTCATCAAGCTGGCGCAGGCCCTAAGTAACCGCCCTGATCTGTTGCCCGAGCCGCTCATCGACGAGTTTCAGAAGCTGCAAAGCGACGTGCCGCCTTTTGATGTGCAGGTGGCCAAGCAAATCATCGAGCAGGAATTGGGCCGCCCGATTTCGGAGGTGTTTACCGAGTTCGACGATGTGCCGTTAGGCTCGGCCAGCATTGGGCAGGTGCACCGGGCGCGGCTGCTGACGGGCGAGGCCGTGGTGATAAAAGTGCAGCGCCCCGACGTGCAGGAAAAGGTGCGCACCGACCTGAACCTGCTGCACGAACTGGTACGCCTGACCGCCGGTTTTTTGCGCAACCAAGGCCTTTCCAACCCCCAGGACATCGTGGATGCGTTTGAGCGCAGCATGATGAAGGAGCTAGACTACACTTCCGAAGCGCGGAGTATGGAACAGTTTCGGAAGCTCTACGAGAGCTACACAACGTTCTATATTCCAAAGCCTTACCGCGAGTTCTCAACGGCCAAGATTCTCATTATTGAGTTTGTGAGTGGCTGCAAGATCTCGGATAAGCAGCAGTTGCTGGCCTGGGGACTGAGCCCGGAGAAAGTCGCCGAAACCGGCATGGACATTTACCTGACGCAAATCTTCGAGTTCGGGATTTTCCACGCCGACCCGCACCCTGGCAACGTGCTGGTGCGTCCCGATGGCACGCTGGTGCTCATTGATTTCGGGATGGTAGGGAAACTTACCAAGCAGCAGAAGTACGCCTTTGCCGGCGTGTTTATTGGCATGGCCCGGCAGGATGCGCGCAGCATGGCGCTGAATTTTCGCCGCCTCGCGCTCACGGCCGACATTCCCGACATGCGCGCCTTCGAAGCCGACCTCACTGACCTCATCGAAGACTTTACGATGCTCGACGTGAAGGAAATGAGCATGTCGGACCTCGCCGATCGCTTGCAAATCATCATCTACGACTACAAGCTGCAAGTGCCTGGGGCAGTGTTTCTTATCCTGCGGGCGCTGGTGATTCTGGAGGGCATTGGCAAGGTTTTGCATCCTTCGTTCAACACCTTCGAGTTTGTGCGGCCCTACGGCGCGCGCATCATTGCCGAGCAATATTCTACCGAAAACATCCTGAGCGAAGCGCAGTACACCGGCACCCAGTTGCTGGCCCTGATCCAGACGCTGCCCACGGATATCCGCCAGATCATGCGCAAAATCAGTCGAGGCGATTTGCGGGTTCGGGTAGAACTATCTGGATATCAATTGCTTATGCGCAAGGCTGACCAGTTGGTCAGCCGCACGATCATTGCCTTGCT
- a CDS encoding phasin family protein: MEDLFKKFINAGVGFVSLTTDRVQTTIDALVKESKLSEQEGKKIMDDLKKNTDTKRKELEKQINGIASRVMKSMGVATNADVEELKRTVKGSGSKSASSSASSASKSGASKSGGSKSATATAAGAASKAAGATKKAATKTSAAASTAQKSAAGKAGAAKTNSKQSTSAADNGSADSAS; the protein is encoded by the coding sequence ATGGAAGATCTATTCAAAAAGTTCATCAACGCCGGCGTCGGTTTCGTGTCGCTGACCACTGATCGTGTGCAAACCACCATCGACGCCCTCGTGAAGGAAAGCAAGCTGTCGGAGCAGGAGGGAAAGAAGATCATGGATGATCTGAAGAAAAACACCGACACCAAGCGCAAAGAGCTCGAAAAGCAAATCAACGGCATTGCCTCGCGCGTGATGAAAAGCATGGGCGTAGCCACCAACGCCGACGTGGAAGAGCTGAAACGCACCGTGAAAGGCAGCGGCTCGAAGTCTGCAAGTTCTTCAGCCTCAAGTGCTTCCAAAAGCGGCGCTAGCAAGTCAGGCGGCAGCAAATCGGCCACTGCCACGGCCGCTGGCGCGGCCAGCAAAGCAGCCGGCGCTACCAAGAAAGCCGCAACCAAAACCAGCGCTGCTGCCAGCACGGCCCAAAAATCGGCGGCCGGCAAAGCTGGCGCTGCCAAAACCAACTCCAAACAGTCCACTTCGGCTGCCGACAATGGCAGCGCCGACTCGGCTTCGTAA